A window from Drosophila kikkawai strain 14028-0561.14 chromosome 2L, DkikHiC1v2, whole genome shotgun sequence encodes these proteins:
- the LOC108082814 gene encoding protein phosphatase 1E, whose protein sequence is MSTDAADPAAECAHLVEFKQFLAAIAEKAAAVSGEEVTATRSCVTRASSDTYKVSSEERHAELVSSIWQQLNSCGCPEVFRLKLLHRSAQQLEQDLCCAKECEINSEGPPQYDLLKLQKFASVELEKFLLKLTDNAAMDRLKDYADEGALCLDPRNCLCQVGRPPLLHTSAAVKNKPRKMEDRHVCLERFGEMYQLPCKESRFFGVFDGHSGSLSACYAISQLPQLLADQLKVDTDCDSCSPDFYRNAFESAFLLADERFTQKKITSGTTSVCALIVKDQLCIAWVGDSKALLVGKRTQLQLVKPHKPENPDERKRIEKAGGTVIHAQGQWRVNGILNVARSIGDYSLEAVIAEPDFVDVQLNEAHDFLVLGTDGLWDHVTEAQVIETVYESLADSTTKLDDIPRLLIEAAKEGDSQDNITAVVVLLKPRDQIGNG, encoded by the coding sequence ATGTCAACAGATGCTGCTGATCCCGCCGCGGAATGTGCGCACCTGGTGGAATTCAAGCAATTCCTGGCCGCCATAGCAGAAAAGGCGGCTGCCGTAAGCGGTGAGGAGGTAACCGCCACCAGGAGTTGTGTAACCCGCGCCAGCAGCGACACATACAAAGTGTCCAGCGAGGAGCGTCATGCCGAATTGGTCTCGTCCATTTGGCAGCAGCTCAACTCCTGCGGCTGCCCGGAGGTCTTTCGGTTAAAGCTGCTTCACCGTTCTGCGCAACAGTTGGAGCAGGATCTCTGCTGCGCCAAGGAGTGTGAAATCAACTCCGAGGGGCCGCCACAGTACGATCTGCTCAAGCTGCAAAAGTTCGCCAGCGTTGAACTGGAGAAGTTCCTCCTGAAACTCACCGACAACGCGGCGATGGATCGCCTCAAGGACTACGCCGACGAGGGTGCCCTTTGTCTGGATCCGCGTAACTGCCTGTGCCAAGTAGGCAGGCCGCCGCTGCTGCACACATCCGCCGCTGTGAAGAACAAACCTAGGAAGATGGAGGATCGACATGTGTGCCTGGAGAGATTCGGTGAAATGTACCAGCTGCCGTGTAAGGAGTCGCGTTTCTTTGGAGTCTTTGATGGACACTCGGGCTCCCTGTCCGCCTGCTATGCCATCAGCCAGCTGccccagctgctagcggatcAGCTAAAGGTGGACACGGACTGTGACTCCTGCTCGCCGGACTTCTATCGCAACGCCTTCGAGTCGGCGTTCCTGCTGGCGGACGAGCGCTTCACCCAGAAGAAGATCACTAGCGGCACGACCAGTGTGTGCGCTTTGATTGTCAAGGATCAGTTGTGCATCGCCTGGGTGGGTGATTCCAAGGCCCTGTTGGTGGGCAAGAGAACTCAGCTGCAGTTGGTGAAACCGCACAAACCGGAGAATCCCGACGAGCGAAAAAGAATTGAAAAAGCCGGCGGAACAGTGATCCATGCTCAGGGTCAGTGGCGCGTTAATGGCATCCTCAACGTGGCCCGTTCCATTGGGGACTACAGCCTGGAGGCGGTAATAGCAGAGCCGGACTTTGTGGATGTGCAACTAAACGAGGCCCACGACTTTCTGGTCCTCGGCACCGATGGCCTCTGGGATCATGTTACGGAAGCCCAAGTCATCGAAACCGTTTACGAGTCTCTGGCGGATTCCACAACGAAGCTGGACGACATTCCCAGGCTGCTAATAGAGGCGGCCAAGGAGGGAGATTCGCAGGATAACATAACGGCGGTTGTGGTGCTGCTCAAGCCGCGGGATCAGATCGGAAATGGTTAG
- the LOC108082812 gene encoding H/ACA ribonucleoprotein complex non-core subunit NAF1, with protein MFLSTPRARFNVFVVYFSFFFRIKLFLALNLKPDRDSIMETAQPPAVNATALIEDPRPTIPSTDKVETTPQSDTAVEMEKPKEDKSTNESVSAVQGAQINDASVCENETNSTSVESPKESQQLEQMECDAAEGVGTPAQEQESPMAAAPGAPSKETATENQLNPASKIQIPQVQPAPEAASATGLSLLAAYSSDAEDSDVEEVHTHDSDNEVVEVPVTDPTATSSTAYRRPVVAVCSGSDSSESSSSSDSDSDSEGEYLTVLRKKIDKRINTEECDEEDEDEEEGATGDKSRRRQPPKVRGEMLLDELPPIHQLEITVPEDECVELGKVQSIVDQLVLVSVLPNSQLFDLDTVLFLEKGRKVLGEVFDVLGQVADPLYCVRFNSNQQILDRGIKIGDVVYCAPKTEHTQFVILSKLMQVKGSDASWEHDVEPPARFVDYSDDEEEREARNEQRKRRQRDRTNSTDSVDTVTSVATTATEASSVAAPPPRQRGRRGQRESFRQNQRPQIAQRPDQNQNHGHQQQPMDQQYTYHPSYNPGSWHSNYYHNYHHQPPANFNMQPPQPGMHFPVPNYGYPPMPYAVPPMMPPHMYPPPSSGYGPPPQRHLGPPS; from the exons ATGTTTCTATCGACACCACGTGCGCGCTTCAACGTGTTTGTTGTGtacttttcgtttttcttcCGAATCAAATTGTTTTTAGCGTTGAATCTTAAACCTGATAGAGATTCGATAATGGAAACTGCTCAGCCACCGGCTGTGAATGCCACGGCTCTAATTGAAGACCCCCGACCTACAATCCCATCAACAGATAAGGTGGAAACAACGCCCCAATCAG ACACTGCAGTGGAAATGGAGAAACCGAAGGAGGATAAATCGACCAATGAGTCAGTATCTGCGGTTCAGggagcacaaataaatgaCGCCTCGGTTTGTGAAAATGAAACAAACTCGACATCTGTTGAGTCTCCCAAAGAGTCTCAGCAGTTGGAACAGATGGAGTGCGATGCAGCAGAAGGAGTAGGTACTCCAGCACAGGAACAGGAATCCCCTATGGCTGCAGCTCCGGGAGCACCCTCTAAAGAAACTGCAACAGAGAATCAGCTAAATCCAGCttctaaaattcaaattccCCAAGTGCAACCCGCTCCAGAGGCTGCTTCTGCCACTGGTCTCAGTCTTCTGGCCGCCTACAGTTCCGACGCTGAGGATTCGGATGTTGAGGAAGTGCACACCCATGACAGCGACAATGAAGTCGTTGAAGTTCCAGTAACCGACCCCACGGCCACATCCTCCACCGCCTATCGTCGACCAGTGGTGGCCGTTTGCTCAGGAAGCGACAGCTCGGAGAGTAGCAGCAGTAGTGACTCCGATTCCGACTCGGAGGGCGAGTACCTTACGGTGCTGCGTAAGAAGATAGACAAGCGGATCAACACCGAGGAGTGCGATGAGGaagacgaggacgaggaggagggagCCACCGGTGATAAATCAAGACGACGTCAACCGCCCAAGGTCCGTGGTGAAATGCTGCTCGACGAGCTGCCGCCCATCCATCAGCTGGAGATCACCGTGCCGGAGGATGAGTGCGTTGAGCTGGGCAAGGTTCAATCCATAGTCGATCAACTGGTATTGGTCTCTGTGCTGCCCAACTCCCAACTGTTCGACCTGGACACCGTTCTGTTCCTGGAGAAGGGCCGCAAGGTCCTTGGAGAGGTGTTCGATGTGCTAGGTCAGGTGGCAGATCCGCTCTACTGTGTCCGTTTCAACAGCAACCAGCAGATATTGGACAGAGGCATCAAAATCGGCGATGTGGTGTACTGTGCGCCCAAGACCGAGCATACCCAGTTCGTGATACTGTCGAAACTTATGCAGGTCAAGGGGTCGGATGCCTCGTGGGAGCACGATGTGGAGCCACCGGCCCGTTTTGTGGACTACtccgatgacgaggaggaaaGGGAGGCGAGAAACGAGCAGCGAAAACGTCGCCAGCGGGATCGCACCAACTCCACAGACTCTGTGGATACGGTCACTTCGGTGGCCACCACGGCCACAGAGGCGTCTTCAGTGGCAGCGCCTCCTCCGCGGCAGCGTGGACGACGCGGGCAAAGGGAGAGCTTCCGGCAAAACCAGAGGCCTCAGATTGCACAGAGACCTGATCAGAACCAGAATCATGGGCATCAGCAACAGCCAATGGACCAGCAGTATACCTATCATCCCAGCTATAATCCCGGCAGCTGGCACTCCAACTATTACCACAATTACCATCATCAGCCGCCGGCTAACTTTAATATGCAGCCACCGCAGCCGGGGATGCACTTCCCAGTGCCCAACTATGGCTACCCCCCCATGCCCTATGCCGTACCACCCATGATGCCACCACACATGTACCCGCCGCCGTCATCAGGCTACGGTCCTCCTCCGCAGCGACATCTGGGGCCACCCAGCTAG